A genomic region of Dreissena polymorpha isolate Duluth1 chromosome 4, UMN_Dpol_1.0, whole genome shotgun sequence contains the following coding sequences:
- the LOC127878613 gene encoding uncharacterized protein LOC127878613, translating to MKIYKHSVGYTVHIENNAVIERNAPKKFLKILFLVVVISEVFVAPSAGNTVFKKTHATSLASPWRQNKTSRSVIECTRFCIGISWCTTLSYRTSLKECLLYDLDHIAMHLIDDITSDVYSYNKSDISASNSESNAHPGWTLAFRGTPGIGDDVFQAWVNGTNVTTTDTECMALTPNTCAHHYRNPIVDSWELLDVQQVMFEMYSEIHGTKNLIFDAQGSTITSWFSESRITNSSWNATKQRPFYGWFSMQGSNPFTFLVCGRLFPCGCDELYTMVVNNKESCADISGKPHPQFYFATEDVYGVIWVDGFFKNERMASADLIAIFIKHNALENRP from the exons ATGAAGATTTACAAACATAGCGTTGGTTATACAGTACACATTGAGAATAATGCTGTAATTGAGCGTAATGCTCCAAAgaaatttttaaagattttgttCCTGGTGGTTGTCATATCTGAAGTTTTTGTGGCGCCATCTGCAGGGAATACTGTTTTCAAGAAGACGCATGCAACATCCTTGGCATCACCATGGCGGCAGAACAAAACTTCGCGTTCAGTCATCGAGTGTACCCGTTTCTGTATAGGCATATCTTGGTGTACAACTCTTAGTTACAGGACGTCCTTGAAAGAATGTCTGCTGTACGATCTAGACCACATCGCAATGCACCTAATTGATGACATCACCTCTGACGTGTACAGTTATAATAAAAGCGATATAAGTGCGTCTAATTCAGAAAGTAATGCGCATCCAG GCTGGACTCTTGCTTTCCGGGGAACGCCAGGCATAGGGGATGATGTCTTTCAAGCCTGGGTAAACGGTACGAACGTTACAACAACGGACACAGAGTGTATGGCTCTCACTCCTAACACATGTGCCCATCACTATAGAAACCCGATTGTTGATTCGTGGGAGTTGCTGGATGTCCAACAG GTTATGTTTGAGATGTACAGTGAGATACATGGAACGAAGAACCTTATTTTCGATGCTCAAGGGAGCACTATTACCAGTTGGTTCTCGGAGTCCAGAATCACTAACTCATCATGGAATGCAACGAAGCAGAGACCTTTTTATGGATGGTTTTCGATGCAAGG GAGTAATCCATTTACTTTCCTCGTATGTGGACGCCTTTTTCCTTGCGGGTGTGACGAATTATACACAATGGTAGTGAATAATAAAGAATCCTGTGCCGATATTTCTGGAAAACCACACCCCCAATTCTACTTTGCCACTGAGGACGTGTATGGTGTTATATGGGTGGATGGATTTTTCAAAA aCGAGAGGATGGCCAGCGCCGACCTGATTGCCATATTCATCAAACATAATGCTTTAGAAAATCGACCGTAG